The genomic region CGAGACGAAGAGCGTCTGGGTGGACCTCGGGTAAAGGACAAGGCGCAGGAGCCCGCCCGAGATCGGCCGGGATCGCGCGCCGAGAGGCGCTACTCCATCGCGACGACGCCCACGATGTTCTGCCCGGCGTCCACGTGGAGCACCTCGCCGGTCACGCTCGAGGCGAGGTCCGAGCAGAGGTAGAGCGCCGCCTTGCCGCAGTCCGACTGGTCGATGTTGCGGCGGAGCGGGGTGCGGCTGGCGTTCTCGGCCAGCATGGTGCGCATCCCCTTGATGCCGGCGGCGGCCAGCGTCTTGAGCGGGCCGGCGCTGATGGCGTTCACGCGGATGCCGTCCTGCCCGAGGTCGAAGGCGAGGTAGCGGACCGACGCCTCGAGCGCGGCCTTGGCGACGCCCATGACGTTGTAGTTCGAGACCACCTTCTCGGCGCCGTAGTACGAGAGCGTGAGGACGTTGGCGCCCTCGCGCAGCATGGGCCGGGCCGCCCGGGTGAGCCCGATGAGCGAGTAGGCCGAGACGTCGAGCGCGATGCGGAACACGTCGCGGCTCGTCACCTCGGTGAACCGCCCCTCGAGCGCCTCGCGCGGCGCGAAGCCGATCGAGTGCACGAGGACGTCGAAGCCCTCCGGCCAGACCTGCTTCAGCTGGGCGAAGGTGCGGTCGATGTCCTCGTCCTTGGAGACGTCGCAGTCGAGGATGGCGGCCGCGCCGATGCCCTCGGCGAGCGGGCGCACCCGCTTCTCCATTCCCTCGCCCGGGTAGGTGAAGGCGAGCTCCGCCCCCTCCGCCTGGAAGGCCTGGGCGATGGCCCAGGCGATGCTGCGATCGTTGGCGACCCCCGTGACGAGGGCGCGCTTACCGCTCATGAGACCCATCGGCTACTTCCCTTCCGTTCGCAGCGCGTCGAGCGCCTGGGACAGCTCGCTGCGCGCGTGTTCGTCGTGAGCGCGGGCGGCGGCGGCGACTCCCGCCTCGTACGTCCGCGCGGCTTCCTCGCGCCGCGAGAGCGACTCGAGCACCTGGCCGAGCATGAGGTAGCTCGGGACGTACTCGGGCGCGCGGCGCACCAGCTCCTCGAGCTCCCGCGCGGCGTCGTCCGCCCGGCCCAGGGACCGCAGGCCCATCGCGAACGCGTAGCGCGCGAACGGGTCGTCGGGCTTCTGCTCCAGGAACCTCTGGAGCTGGGCGAGGCGCTGCTCGGGAGTCACCCGCGTCTTCTAATACATCGCGGCGCGCCGTCAAAGCGCCGAGCGCCGCTCCCGCCCGGGCGAGACGCGCCGCGGCGTGGTAGACCGGGGCGCATGACGGGGCTCATCGAGGGCGCGAGCGGCGCGCTCGTCGCCGGCGGGCGCGGCACCCGGCTGGGCGGCGCGGCCAAGGGACTGCTCCGGATCGACGGCCAGCCCATCGTGGCCCGCAGCCTGGCGCTGCTGCGCCGGCTCTTCGACGAGGCGCTGGTCGTCGCCAACGACCCCGCCCCCTACCTGCCCTTCGGCGCGCCGGTGATCCCGGACGTCGTCGCCGGGAAGGGCGCGCCGGGCGGCGTCCACGCCGCGCTGCGCGCCGCGAGCGCGGAGTGGGTGTTCGTCGCCGCCTGCGACATGCCCTTCGTCTCGGAGGCCGGCATCCGGCTCCTGGCCGCGCGCCGGGCCGGCGCCCCGGCGGTGGTGGTCCGGTTCGGCGGGCGGCTCGAGCCGCTCCACGCCTTCTGGTCGAAGGCCTGCCTCCCCGTGCTCGAGGCGGAGCTCGCGCGCGACGAGGTGCCCGGGCTGCAGCGGCTCGCCGTCGCCTGCGGGGCGGCCGTCGTGGAGGAGGAGGCGTGGCGGGCGGTGGATCCGCTCGGCCGCGCCTTCGAGAACGCCAACACCCCGGACGACCTCGTCCGGCTCGGGCTCGAGCGCCCCTGAGCGGAGGCGCGGGTTTCGCCCACCGGCCCCGCGGCGCGCGGGACGGCGCCGGCGCGGCGGGGCTTCAGGGCCGGGCGATTCCAGGCGATGATGCGACCCTCCATGCCCCGCCTCCTCGCCCTCCTGCTCCTCCTCGCGCTGGCCCTCCCCGCCGCGGCCGGCGACCGGCGCGACCTCGCGGCCCCCCTCGGCCTCGGCACCGACGGCACCATCCGCGAGCTCTTCCTCGACATGCCCATCGCCGACGCCCGGGCGCCCCGCGCCGGGCTCGACGTGCGCTGGTCGATGGCCAACGACTGGAGCGCGCCCACCTACGCGGCCTCCGGCGCGAAGCTCGTCGAGATCCAGACCGACGAGCAGTCGGACTCGCTCACCTTGTCGCTCCGGGCGCCCTGGTCCCGCCTGCTCGGGCCCGGTCCGGTGGTCTCGGGCCGGCCGCTCTTCGACCGGCTCTCCACCACGCTCGACTGGCGCGTCACCCAGCACTGGGGCGGCTGGAGCGACGGGACCATCGAGTGGTGGCACGGGTTCGCCGGCTTCTACAACTTCGAGCGGAACCAGTACCCGCGGAACGCGGTGCACGTCACCCTGGGCGAGGTCGGAGGCAAGCAGACCCTCGACCTGCGCTCGGCGCAGGTCTCCTTCGGCGACCTCGCCGTCCGCACGCAGTACCTGCTCGCCGACGGCGGCGCGCCGCTCGTGCCGGGGCAGGGGCCGGACGCGACGCGCTGGGGCCTCTCGGCGCGGCTCGACCTGAAGGCGCCGGTGGGCCGGCTCTCGAACCTGGGCGGCTCGGGCGGCTTCGACGCCGGGGTGGGCCTCCTCGGCACCTACGAGCTCACCTCGTTCCTGGTGGCCCACGCCATGGCGAGCGGCCAGTGGTGGTCGGGCTTCGCCGGCGAGCAGCCCCTGCAGCCGCTGAACTTCCACTGGACCGCCGAGGTCTCGCTGGCGCTCCTCCTCGGACCGGTGGCGCTGGTGGTCGAGGACCGCGTGGTCTCCGCCATGTTCGACGACGGCGGCTGGACGCGGGTGAACCCGCTGCCGCTCGCGCCGGGCCAGTCCCCGCCGAGCCTCGCCGCGTCGGCCTGGGCCGCCACCTTCCGCGCCCAGAACGGCATCACCGGCGGGCTGCGCTGGGGCCGGTTCACCGTCTGGTTCGCCGAGGACTGGACGCCCGGCTCGAACCCCACCGGCGTCTACAAGTGGTTCTACGACTCGAACGCGCCCGACGTGGAGATCGGGCTCGGCTACTCGCAGCCGCTGTAGCCCGCACGCGACGGCGCCGCGCCGCGCGCTCGTCAGGGCCGGCCGGCGCCCTCGCGCCGCGGGAGCGCGACGGTGAAGGTGGTCCCCCGCCCCTCCTCCGACTCGAGCGAGACCTCGCCCCCGTGGCCGCGGACGATCTCGCGGACGATGTAGAGCCCGAGCCCCACCCCGCCGCGCGGGTTCCCCTGCGCGTCGCCGCGCCGGAAGGGGGCGAAGATCTGCTCCTTCAGCCAGGGCTCGATCGGCGGCCCCTCGTTGTGCACCGAGAGGGTGACGCGCTCCGCGTCGCCGGCCCGCGTCACCGTCGCCGGGGTGCCCTCCGGGCTGTAGCGCAGCGCGTTCCCGAGCAGGTTGGCGAGCACCTGCTGGATCCGGCCGGCGTCCCACTCGCCGCGGCCGTCGCCCACCGGGACGAAGCGGATCTCCCGGCCCGGGTGCGCCGCCTTGATCTCCTGGATCACCTCGCGGCAGAGGTCGTCGAGATCGGCGGTGGAGGGGAAGA from Anaeromyxobacter paludicola harbors:
- a CDS encoding enoyl-ACP reductase FabI; protein product: MSGKRALVTGVANDRSIAWAIAQAFQAEGAELAFTYPGEGMEKRVRPLAEGIGAAAILDCDVSKDEDIDRTFAQLKQVWPEGFDVLVHSIGFAPREALEGRFTEVTSRDVFRIALDVSAYSLIGLTRAARPMLREGANVLTLSYYGAEKVVSNYNVMGVAKAALEASVRYLAFDLGQDGIRVNAISAGPLKTLAAAGIKGMRTMLAENASRTPLRRNIDQSDCGKAALYLCSDLASSVTGEVLHVDAGQNIVGVVAME
- the mobA gene encoding molybdenum cofactor guanylyltransferase; amino-acid sequence: MTGLIEGASGALVAGGRGTRLGGAAKGLLRIDGQPIVARSLALLRRLFDEALVVANDPAPYLPFGAPVIPDVVAGKGAPGGVHAALRAASAEWVFVAACDMPFVSEAGIRLLAARRAGAPAVVVRFGGRLEPLHAFWSKACLPVLEAELARDEVPGLQRLAVACGAAVVEEEAWRAVDPLGRAFENANTPDDLVRLGLERP
- a CDS encoding DUF3187 family protein; the protein is MPRLLALLLLLALALPAAAGDRRDLAAPLGLGTDGTIRELFLDMPIADARAPRAGLDVRWSMANDWSAPTYAASGAKLVEIQTDEQSDSLTLSLRAPWSRLLGPGPVVSGRPLFDRLSTTLDWRVTQHWGGWSDGTIEWWHGFAGFYNFERNQYPRNAVHVTLGEVGGKQTLDLRSAQVSFGDLAVRTQYLLADGGAPLVPGQGPDATRWGLSARLDLKAPVGRLSNLGGSGGFDAGVGLLGTYELTSFLVAHAMASGQWWSGFAGEQPLQPLNFHWTAEVSLALLLGPVALVVEDRVVSAMFDDGGWTRVNPLPLAPGQSPPSLAASAWAATFRAQNGITGGLRWGRFTVWFAEDWTPGSNPTGVYKWFYDSNAPDVEIGLGYSQPL